The genomic DNA GACCTCCGCAAAATTAGTGAACATTGTCCATGACGAGATCGTCGTCGAATGCGATGTATCAGAATCAGTCCAGATCGCCGGCATCCTCGAGGGAGCCATGACAAGGGCCGGTGCTCAATACGTTAGCCATGTGCCGATCAAGGTGGACGTTCATGTGTCGGAAGAGTGGTCGAAATAGGACATCTGCGTACCTTAAAAAACACTTTTAATTGTTGCAATGAATAGGTTATCCTATACTTTGGCTCCCTCCTCACCAGACGCTTTCTGCGAGATATGAACGATTCGGAGACAAATCGACGCGACCTGCGGCCGGCTCTCGTATTTTTGAGCGGAGAGCTGATCGCTGTGCCGATCCCGCTTGAGCGGGAAGATGTCATTTTGGGGCGGGCACTCGAAGCGGATGTCCGTGTGAATGATACCCAGGTCTCGCGTCAGCACGCACGGATAACGACAACCAAAGATCTTGCCACCGGGAAAGCGGATTACACGCTGATCGATCTGAATTCGCGTAACGGTACATTTCTCAATAGCCGGCGCATCACGATGGAAAAGCTGAACAACGGCGACAAGATCGCGATCGGCGAGACCATTCTTAGGTTTGACCTGCTCGACGAGATCGATCGGGAATATCAGCGTCAGATTCACCGTTTGATTTCTCACGACGATCTGACCGGTTTGTTGTCGAGCCGCTCGTTCTTCTCGGAATTGAGGCGTGAGGCCGGGCGCGCGGCGAACGATGGGCGGCCGTTTTGTGTTCTGATGATGGACGGCGACAATTTTAAGAGCGTCAACGACACGTACGGCCACCTGACTGGCAGCAAGACCATCGAGGAGATCGGATTTTCGATAATGACGAATCTCAGGACCGGCGATGCGGCGGCGAGGTTTGGCGGCGACGAATTTGCCGCGTTTCTGCTCGATGCCGAGATGCCGCAGGCCCTTGTCGCAGCCGAGCGGATGCGGGCGAGCATCGAGACACAAGAGTTCAGCGTACTCCAACCGGGCCGTACGACGGAGACGCATCACATCACTGTTAGCATTGGCATCTCGTCTTTTCCTGAAGATTCGTCGGACCCGATCGAACTCGTCGAAATGGCCGATTCTGCCCTTTACCGTGCCAAACGCGAGGGACGCAACCGCGTCGCCGCTTACCGTGACATGACGCGATCCGAACTCGACAGGCATCTGCCGCCGAGGCGCGGTTAAAATTGCAACAATTTGAGCTAAACGCGCGTGAAAGACAATGAAACGGCGTTCGTGCTAAACTTTATTTTTGTTTGGCCGTGAGTCGTGGGCATGTGCTTACTGTGTCTATTTTTCGCTATTGGGGAAACTGTTTGTCGTTTATCACTGATCTCAATTTATCGACCAAGCCCTTTCGTAATAGGGTTTTGCCCTATTTGCTGTCCGCGTTGATGCTCGTTATCGCGGGCACGTGCGTGGTTTTTTGTCTCGCGATCCTTAAGCAAAATTCAGACGCAAACAAAGACCTGACCGCGAAGATCAAGGAGCGCGATGAGCAGATCAAACAGCTCAAAGGCGAAGGTCAGAAGGTCCAGCAAGAACTGTCGCCCGAACAGACAGCTTTACTAGGAGCGTCGCATAAGCTGGTCGCAAGTAAAAAGTTTGGATGGTCACGGCTGTTTGCCGATCTAGAGTCTGTTTTGCCGGGCAACGTAAGTGCATCGCGTATCGTTGTTCAAAATATCTACTCTGACGCCGACCGTATCAAAGCTGAGCTCGAACTCAGTGTCCTAAGCAAAGATTATCCTAGCGTGATGACGATGATCGAGAATATGCAGAATTCGGGACTGTTTCATGCGGAACTTCGCGGACAGGATCTGCAAAAGACCGACCGAATGACATATACCGAATACACGCTTCGACTGGTCTATTCGCCTGGCTACGGTTATTCGACAACAACGTCCGGCGACGTTGCACAAATTACAAATGGAGGTGAGCAATAATGGCTGACCTCGAAGTGGGAAAGGTGCTGGTCGTTGAAGGAGCGGAAGAGGTCGTACTTGATAATTACGATTCAAATCTCGCTACTCGGAGGCCTCGAAAGGTCTATTCCGGAATGTGGGGCGTGCCTGAGATCGCGGCCATTTCGGCAAGTGCGATGATCCTGCTGCTCGCGATCCTGGTCTATGTCTTTGTTGTCGTGCCGTCGACCAGAGAGGTCGCCAAGAACAGGAGCGAGGCCGACCGCCTCGCAGCCGAACTGATCTCTGCCCAAACAAAGTACGGCGAGATTACTGATACCAAGACCCAGGTCGCGAAATTGCTGACCAGCGTAAGCGATTTTGAGACGAGGTTTTTGCCGGCTGCGACCAATGGCCGAACTTCGCTCTACCAGCGGATCAATGGCCTGATCTCGGCATACGGGCTAACCAACACGACCGGCCCGGACTATCAGCCACTCGAGCCTGCAGGTCAGGATGACGGCAATAACAAGGGCGAGGGCGAACGCGGACGTGAGCGTTTTCGCAGCCTCTTTCCGGGTGTCTATGTAACGATGACCGTCGAGGGTTCATATCAGAATCTGCGGCGGTTCATTCGCGAGATCGAAACAGGGAACGAGTTTGTGGTGGTCAGTTCGGTAGAACTTGCTCCGTCGGACACCGAAGAAAAGAAAGTCGATCCGACGAAGCCGCCTCCGTCAGCCGAATTCCAGCCGGCCGGAGATCCAAGGTTTGGGGCTGCGGGAAACCCGGGAATCGTCACTCAGCCGGCGGCTGGCGAATTGACGCGAAAACCGCAGGGCAAGACACACGGCGAGATCGTGGCACTAAGATTGGAGATGGCAGCATATTTTCGGAGACCCGATTTTGTGCCTGTGGCAACGGAATAAGTTAGATAGCAATGGCAGTATCTGCACTTAGAACTACGACCGAAAGAAACAAGCTGATCGCCGCGATCTTGCTTGGAATTCTGGCTATTTTTGCATTGTATTTTGCATTTGGACGCAGCCTTTTCAGCAGCAGTGCGACTACCGCAAAGTCAACGCCGACGCCGAAACCGACCGTCAAACCAACTACTAACGATCCGAACAAATTTAAGCTGCCATCGGCTGATGAACAGGCTCTCAACAATGTTACGGTCGTGAATTACGTGCCCGGCAACAGTTATGCTCCAGACGCCGGACGCAATATTTTTGCATTTTACGAACCGCCAGCACCGACGCCGTACAGCCCTACTCCATTGCCGACGCAGACCCCGGGGCCGCCGCCGACGCCCGCACTCACGCCGCCGGTGATCGCGACTTTTATAACTCCGCAAAGCGTCTATGCAGGTTCCCAAGGGTTCAGGCTCGAGGTGAACGGCGAGCGATTTTCGCCTGACATGCATATTTACTTTAATCAGGTGGAGTTTCCGACGACCTTTATTAACGAACAGAAAATGGTAACGGATATACCGGCCAATCTGGTCTCGAGCGAAGGATCGCGTCAGGTCATCATTCAGTCGCCGGACGGTAAAATGTATTCAAACCAGATAATGCTGGTCGTGCAGGCTCCGCCGCGTCCCAGTTTCAAATATGTCGGAATGATCGGCCGCAAACGCTATAACAACGACACGGCTTATTTTCTTGAAACCGGTAAGCCGACACCGTTCGGGGCAAGGCTCAATGATGTGCTTGGCGGGCGTTTTCGATTGATAAGCATTACGCCGCAGCAGGTTACTTTTGAGGACACAAGTCTCGGATTCAAGCATTCGTTAACGATCGAAAAAACGGCGGCGAGCAGTACCGGTACGGCTCCGACACAGCCCGGCTCTCGCGGTAATATGGGTTTCCCAGGGATCGATCCCGGGTTTCAGCCGACCAATCCAACTACCATACCGCAGGATATCCCGGGAATTCCGAATAATATCCCGCGATATGTCCCTCCGACGCCGAATCCGAATCGGCAACCGACCGATAAAAAGGACGTGGATGACGACGGCGATGACGGCTAATGCAAGAAACGGTGAGCGTGGAATGACGCTTTTCGCGGTCTTGGCCGTGATGGCGATATTTGCGATTGCCTTGCTCGCGGTAGCGCCGTCGGTGCAGATGGAGGTCCAACGTGAAAAGGAACTCGAGACGATCCGCCGCGGCGAAGAGATCGCCGAAGCAATTCGCCAATATGTCGAATATTACGGTGGTGCAAAGCTGCCCAATTCGATGGACGAGCTGCTTGAGGGCTTACCGCAGGGAACCAAAAAACGGCAGATTCTGCGGGCATCGGCTGCGGTGGATCCAATGAGCGAAGACGGAAAATGGCGTTTGATCAAGGCTGATGTGACGACGCTTGGGCCATTTGCGAAACGTGTTCAGGATTATAACAACGGACTGCTTCCGTCGAACCCGAGTCAAACCTTCGACCGTTTTGCACTGGTCATCGTTAATTCTCTTAATACGGGCAGTGAGACCGACAGCACGGAACCCGATGAGGGTGAGATCGAAATTTTGACCGAGAACACCCCGTTCATTGGCGTTGCCAGCCAGAGCCGCAGCAAATCCGTAATTGCCTATTACGGCATTCAAAATCACTCAAAATGGATCTTTACGCCGCTTTTTCGCGGAACCGGCACGACACGCATAAACACCACGCGTGCCCCAAATGTCAGAGACACCGGCGGCAGCATAATTACGGATCGATAATAAAATGTCAAAACGCAGAAAAGTGAAATGCCTTGTCTCGGGAACGCCGCCTTCGCTTTTTCATTTTTCTGTGTTTCGTCACTTTGTGTAATCAATGACAATATTACAAAACGCTTTGATCCCGACGTCGAGGCGGCTGTCGTCGATAAAGAAGTCCGGCGTGTGATGTGCTGCGGCCGTCATTGGATCCTTGCCTTTAGGCATCCCGCCGACAAAGAAATAAAATGCCGGAGCCTTTTCTCGAAAAAAGGCAAAATCTTCGGCGCCGGTTACCCAATTGGAGTCGAGGACGTTGCTCTTGCCGGCTGCCTTTTCGAGCGAAGGCAGCATCTTTTTAACGAGTTCGGGTGTGTTGTACGTGACGGGCGTTTTGTTTTCGATCGAAATCTCGGCGGTAGCGCCCATGCTCTCGGCGATCTTAGTTGCAGTCCGGCGGATCCGCTCGTGGATGTCTTTTTGCATTTCGCTGTCGAGCGTGCGGATCGTGCCGGCCATCGTGAGCTCCTCAGGGATGATATTTTCGCGGACGCCTCCATTTATACGGCCGACGGTGATTACGACCGGAGCCTTGGACAATTCGGATTGGCGAGCAACGATCATCTGCAATCCTGTATAGATCTGCGATGCGACGGCGATTGGGTCGATGCCTGCCCAGGGATATGCTCCATGTGTCTGTTTGCCTTTGACTTTGATCGAGAACCAGTCGCTGGCGGCCATAACCGAGCCTGATCTGTATCTGATCGTTCCGACTTCCGTTGAAGAATTTATGTGGATGCCAAAGATGGCGTCGATCTTGGGGTTGTCCATGACGCCTTCTTTCACCATGTCGGGGGCACCGCCGGTCTCGCCTGCTGGCGGGCCCTCTTCGGCGGGCTGAAAGATGAAGACGACGCTCCCCTTGAGCTTGTCCTTCATTCCAGCAAGTACCGTTGCCGTGCCGAGCAGCATGGCGACGTGGGTGTCGTGACCGCATGCATGCATTACGCCGACGGTCTGACCGTTGTATTCGGCTTTCGCGACCGATTTGAACGGAACATCGACGCGTTCCGTTACGGGCAGGCCGTCCATGTCCGCCCGAAGGCCAATGACGGGACCGGGTAATGCACCTTTCAGGATGCCGACGACGCCCGTTTTGGCGATGCCTGTTCGCGTATCGATCCCGAGTCTGCGGAGTTCGTCAGCGATCATTTTGGCTGTATTCACTTCGCGATTGCCAAGTTCGGGATGTTGATGAATATGTCGACGCCAAGCGATAACCTGCGGCATTATTTTTGCCGTTGCGGCGGCGATATCGTCAGCGGTATTCGCGGCGAGTATATTTCCGACCGACATAAGTAGAACAAGTGAGATCGAAAAGAACTTTTTCATAGGCCTCCGAAGAAATTTCATCTAATTGTTGAACACGAAAATGCTACCGCAGATAGAACTGAACAGCAAAAAGCTACAGCGAACATCTCCGTCGGCCCTGATCAGGCGAAGGAATCGTAAGCAATACTCAGAAATTCAGTCTTCGGTCCCGGTCAGGTCTATTTCAGCGTTTCTTGACGATCTGAGCCAGGTCAGCCAAAACCCGGCCGAGAGGCTTGCCCAGATCTTGCGGAACGCTCGTATTTACCTGAACTGCAATGGCGATTCTCTGTTCCGGAAAATACATCATGTCGGTCATATAGCCGGGAAAGAAACCGCTGTGGCCGTACGATGTCCCGGCCGGCGTTTTCCTGATGATCACGCAGAGGCCGTATCTTGTCTCGCGGCCGAGCATCGGAGCGGCGACGCCATCGAACACCTGCGGCAACAGCGACGCGTCGAAGGCCTTGCCCTCGTAAATTAGCTTTGCCCAGCGGGCCAGGTCCCCGGATGTCGACGCATAACCGCCGCCGGTCCATTCGAACTGAGGATTGATCGCAAATTTTCCATTCGAGATCATCTCGTCCTTGCCGCCAAACGGGTTGTTGGCTCCGGCGTAGCCCTGGATGACGCCTTTCAGTTTGATACGGTCCTGTGGGATCGTATTTGTTAGCTTGAGCGGTTTGAGAAGGCGGCGGCCGGCCTCGTCGTAGAATTTGCGGCCCGTTACTCTTTCGATGATCATGCCGAGTACGATGTAATTCGTGTCCGAATAATCCCAGCCCTTGCCGGCGTCGAACGGCGGCTTTTCATCGAGCAAGTAGGCGAGCAATTCCTGCGGCTTCCAGATCTTTTCGGGATTTGCCGTAAGGTCTTTTGTAAATTGGTCTTTGAATTCGTAGCGCACGAGTCCGCTAGTGTGATTCAATAGTTGGCGTACCGTAATGTCCCTGGCATTCGGCAGACGCGAAAACCACGACAAGCTCCCAAGATACTTTTCGACCCTTTCGTCGAGTCCGATCTTGCCTTCGTATACGAGCTGAAGAGCGGTGGCAGCGGCAAATGTCTTGCCGGTGCTGCCGGCGAGCATTCGATCAGTCGGCTTCATCGGGCTTTTTGCCGTTCGGTCGGAGTAGCCAACGGCCAAACTCATTGTTTCGCCGTCCGCAAGTACGACGCCGAGCGTCGCGCCGGGAAATTTGCCGGCCTTGTACCATTCTTCGAGATTTCGCTGAAGTTCGTTCCTGAGATCAGAGCTTGCCGGCACGGGAGTGACCTGGGCATCGGCCGATATGAAAACGGTCAAAAATGACAGGGCAAAAACGATGGTTCGAAGAATTCGCATTTCAGCCTCGCTTATTTCTTTTTATAATATGTCCGATCGACGCTCATCCATTTCGCAGGGTTCCAGAGATCAGGATCGAGTTTTGGATTTGCCTGAACGTCCGTATAATTCTCCGTCATGGTATTCCTGCCGTCCACAAAAAACTGCACTTCTACAGCGACCCAACCGCCGCCTTTCACTTTTATATACTTGTTGAACTGTGTTTCCTGAACTATCTTTTTGTCGCGGCCGCCAAGTTGGATTAGACGCACAGAGTACAGATTCTTCTTATCGATCCATACCTGGGCGGCGTTCATATCGCCTTGTTTTGCACCGACGACATAGACGCTGCGACCCTTCCAAGTGTCTTCGCGGAGGACAGAAAGGTCGATACCGATGCCTTTTACCTGTGCGACCGTCGTGGCCACCGGCTGGTTATAAACATCAAACCCAAGGACCATAAGCGGATGGACCAATGACCGTCCGTCATTTGCCTTACCGTCCTTGATCGAATATATCTTACCGTCAGAAAACAAAATTCCGTTGCCCTTGTCGAGCGGGTCGATGTCGATCCGCAATTTTCCAGGAACCGCCATGGCTTCGTACCAGATCTCTGAGGTCGACGTGCCGTCGGGTTTGTGAGTGATCGTTTTTTGTACAAAGGTCAGTGTCCTGTACCACTTGCCGTCATACTTTTTGTGCATGGCCGCGATCAACTCTTCACCGGTCTTGATATCTGAGGCAAAAGTCGGAACAACGAACAGAGCGAGCAAAAATACGAGTTTTAATCTTTTCATAATTAATAAACGGTGAGATCGACAAAAAGGTTTATTTGGAATAGATACTATTTGCGAGACCTTGGAAGAAACTCCTTCGGGATAGGAGTGCTCGGACGTTCGTCGTCCCAACTCGCGGATGAGATCCACCAGCGGTTACCATCCCAATAGAGCTGGATGCTATTTAAGCCGCGGCCCTTGTCCGTCTTGTCATCGTTTGTGAATTCGTAGGTTGAGAAAACGTGGGCGATATTGCCGAATCGGCGTGTGACGCGATTGATCTCGCGTTCGTCAAAGCCGTTTGAGACAAAGTTGTCATTCGTGGCGTTCACATATTGGCTGTGGCTCATAATGCCGACACGGATCTTGCCGCCTTGCTCGCTCATCGCGACAAAGCGGATATCCGGAATATAAAGCGTGCGGTCGCGTGACCATTGCCGTGGCTGACCTTTTGGGCCGCGGATCGTTTCGTAAAATGCCCTAATAATGCCATCAATGCTTGAGACGTCCGAAGGATTCGCATCGACCTTGGCGATCTCAACCGCCTTCAGATCTCGGTCGCATTGGAATTCGAGCGTTGAGGCACCGTTTGCGATCTTCCAGCCTGCTTCGGTGCGGACGAGGTTGAATGTATTCGTGCCGCAATGCGAAAATTTCTCGCCGACATAGAACGTATAGCGTCCCGTGACGATCGCCATATCGCCGGCGATCCGTGCCTCGGGCGACGGCATTTTCTCCACGAAATCGCCACCCTTTGCCTCAGAGATCATCTTCGCGAACGCGTCGCCCGATAGGATCCTTGTTTTCGAAATGCCCTTGCCGTCGCGAGGTTTGTCGATCGCCACGAGTTGGCCGTCCGCACTAAATGCGGTCTTCATCTGCTCGACGC from Acidobacteriota bacterium includes the following:
- a CDS encoding beta-lactamase family protein — protein: MRILRTIVFALSFLTVFISADAQVTPVPASSDLRNELQRNLEEWYKAGKFPGATLGVVLADGETMSLAVGYSDRTAKSPMKPTDRMLAGSTGKTFAAATALQLVYEGKIGLDERVEKYLGSLSWFSRLPNARDITVRQLLNHTSGLVRYEFKDQFTKDLTANPEKIWKPQELLAYLLDEKPPFDAGKGWDYSDTNYIVLGMIIERVTGRKFYDEAGRRLLKPLKLTNTIPQDRIKLKGVIQGYAGANNPFGGKDEMISNGKFAINPQFEWTGGGYASTSGDLARWAKLIYEGKAFDASLLPQVFDGVAAPMLGRETRYGLCVIIRKTPAGTSYGHSGFFPGYMTDMMYFPEQRIAIAVQVNTSVPQDLGKPLGRVLADLAQIVKKR
- a CDS encoding type II secretion system protein, which produces MTANARNGERGMTLFAVLAVMAIFAIALLAVAPSVQMEVQREKELETIRRGEEIAEAIRQYVEYYGGAKLPNSMDELLEGLPQGTKKRQILRASAAVDPMSEDGKWRLIKADVTTLGPFAKRVQDYNNGLLPSNPSQTFDRFALVIVNSLNTGSETDSTEPDEGEIEILTENTPFIGVASQSRSKSVIAYYGIQNHSKWIFTPLFRGTGTTRINTTRAPNVRDTGGSIITDR
- a CDS encoding GGDEF domain-containing protein, whose amino-acid sequence is MNDSETNRRDLRPALVFLSGELIAVPIPLEREDVILGRALEADVRVNDTQVSRQHARITTTKDLATGKADYTLIDLNSRNGTFLNSRRITMEKLNNGDKIAIGETILRFDLLDEIDREYQRQIHRLISHDDLTGLLSSRSFFSELRREAGRAANDGRPFCVLMMDGDNFKSVNDTYGHLTGSKTIEEIGFSIMTNLRTGDAAARFGGDEFAAFLLDAEMPQALVAAERMRASIETQEFSVLQPGRTTETHHITVSIGISSFPEDSSDPIELVEMADSALYRAKREGRNRVAAYRDMTRSELDRHLPPRRG
- a CDS encoding amidohydrolase; this translates as MKKFFSISLVLLMSVGNILAANTADDIAAATAKIMPQVIAWRRHIHQHPELGNREVNTAKMIADELRRLGIDTRTGIAKTGVVGILKGALPGPVIGLRADMDGLPVTERVDVPFKSVAKAEYNGQTVGVMHACGHDTHVAMLLGTATVLAGMKDKLKGSVVFIFQPAEEGPPAGETGGAPDMVKEGVMDNPKIDAIFGIHINSSTEVGTIRYRSGSVMAASDWFSIKVKGKQTHGAYPWAGIDPIAVASQIYTGLQMIVARQSELSKAPVVITVGRINGGVRENIIPEELTMAGTIRTLDSEMQKDIHERIRRTATKIAESMGATAEISIENKTPVTYNTPELVKKMLPSLEKAAGKSNVLDSNWVTGAEDFAFFREKAPAFYFFVGGMPKGKDPMTAAAHHTPDFFIDDSRLDVGIKAFCNIVIDYTK
- a CDS encoding nuclear transport factor 2 family protein, whose amino-acid sequence is MNKLKTIAITGLFLAAHAVAQNADDKTAAIAVVNQLFDGMKAKSVEQMKTAFSADGQLVAIDKPRDGKGISKTRILSGDAFAKMISEAKGGDFVEKMPSPEARIAGDMAIVTGRYTFYVGEKFSHCGTNTFNLVRTEAGWKIANGASTLEFQCDRDLKAVEIAKVDANPSDVSSIDGIIRAFYETIRGPKGQPRQWSRDRTLYIPDIRFVAMSEQGGKIRVGIMSHSQYVNATNDNFVSNGFDEREINRVTRRFGNIAHVFSTYEFTNDDKTDKGRGLNSIQLYWDGNRWWISSASWDDERPSTPIPKEFLPRSRK